In Babesia microti strain RI chromosome IV, complete genome, the sequence GAGTTTGGGTTAATGCTGGGGATATCATACTAGTCTCACTGCGCGATTACCAGGACGGGAAAGCCGATGTTATCGCAAAGTATCTCACGCAGATAATGTAGGTATACGGCAGACGAGGCTAGGAGTTTGAAAGTTTATGGAGAATTGCCCGAATCAACCAAAATTAACGAATCTGACCTTTATGACGAGGAGGGAGACGGCGGGATTGAGTTTCAGGACGGTTCTGGCGATGAAGCTCAGCATATAATTCAGGATATCTCAATTGATGATGTGAGGAAGCTTCTTTATGTAGTTGTGAATCTAAAGCTTGAAGATTTGCCACCTTTATAAATACCTAATGCGAGGATATTAGTCTTTTAAAGCAACAAATTGCCTATGCactttaatttttattgcaatGCAATGCAGTTGCTATCAATCCGAATAACTTAGTTCTCACATATCTATTGATGaatgaatattatttgtgaatttgtgttatcaatatattgtGTTAATCATTgtttattaattagttGATTAGCCTAGGAAGGTTTACTCTTACATTGCATTATTAAATCAGTGACAAGTCgattgtttaatttaacTATAACTCACTGgatttaataattcttTCACAACAATTCATAATCACGTAACTAtctattaaattattaaaatattgcaacAATTTTAGCAATTAAGAAGTGGTTCACATTGAAAACATGTAAAATGGCATAGTTTAACTTGGTAGCTGCCACTAATATACACattataattcaaaatGCTAAACATTAATACATAATCTTGAagtatttcaaaaataattaacacCAAATTTACcgattaataattattgccaattaaaaattattacataattgataatgtattgcaattttaactTTCTAGagtaatatttaaatttactgattatattaattcagatgtaaaataatttgataatcGTCTTATCAAATCCTgctaaatgattattttgtaacataGTAACTAAATAGTTTCTAAGTGTCGGAATCTAATCTATATACTACAAAAGCTATAAAATgaatatcaaaaaaattatacaacaGCGGCAGCTGCAAGATGTTGTGGTTGCGATACACAATTATGTTGCAGTGACTTTTCAGTATTAACTGTTGCCAAAATCAGTTACTCAAGCAATTTACATTTGAGCTTATCCCccttattttttaaaatattcacaGATTTAACAAAAGCATCCCAACTGGAAATGGGCCCACACGTCTCAATACTGACTGTGTTAGTTTGTTACTTACAGATGAAATGGTTTGTCACCTTTGTAATAGTCACTTGTTTGAACCTTTCTATACACGCACGGCAACTAGTGCACTTAAGTGGGTCTTCCACAATTACATTTCCCTTATGGTCAAGGGCAAAAACATTCATTGGACAAGTTGCCACTAGTTCCTTTGACTCATCCCTGGTTAACTGAGATGAAATATCTGAGTAAGTGCTATGGCTACCTATATGCGGGTAGAATCGGTATGTAGCAGATGAAACAATTGACCATTTGGCATGGGTTCGTCCGATGCCCTTTTCAAGATACGCCTTTAATTCTATTTGTTGACCAGGAGCAAGCTTTGTGAGTAATATATCCTCAAACAAAGGCCTTGGCTGATTTTTACCCAACCGCTTATGCTGTTCATCGCCTAGTGGAATCCATTTTAGCTGTGAAGTGTAGACAGACTGATATTTCTCTATGCAGTTAGCATCGTGCGCCACTTTTAATTCGAAGCATACGCTATTCGACTCGTTCAAATTCTCGTGCCCTATGTTAAATAGTTGAAAGTGTAGGTTACATA encodes:
- a CDS encoding DNA-directed RNA Polymerase III subunit C5 (overlaps_old_locusTagID:BBM_III08170); the protein is MIPDIESTTPRIKLSPNGVNPVWNRYSDSCGVVDNLAIKFLKREFDHSIIEIKGLDVSFVNAIRRILIAEVPSLAIETVMVWQNTGLIHDDVLAHRLALVPFNVDPEEINYRGHENLNESNSVCFELKVAHDANCIEKYQSVYTSQLKWIPLGDEQHKRLGKNQPRPLFEDILLTKLAPGQQIELKAYLEKGIGRTHAKWSIVSSATYRFYPHIDISSQLTRDESKELVATCPMNVFALDHKGNVIVEDPLKCTSCRACIERFKQVTITKVTNHFIFSIETCGPISSWDAFVKSVNILKNKGDKLKCKLLE
- a CDS encoding translation initiation factor eIF-1A (overlaps_old_locusTagID:BBM_III08165); this encodes MPKNKGKGGKNRRRGKNDNEGEKRELLFKEDCQEYAQILRMLGNGRLEAYCFDGTKRLCHIRGKMRKRVWVNAGDIILVSLRDYQDGKADVIAKYTADEARSLKVYGELPESTKINESDLYDEEGDGGIEFQDGSGDEAQHIIQDISIDDL